The proteins below are encoded in one region of Lactuca sativa cultivar Salinas chromosome 3, Lsat_Salinas_v11, whole genome shotgun sequence:
- the LOC111902441 gene encoding uncharacterized protein LOC111902441 translates to MYKIKPKFSDIGYPNYPKNLKSIIQFRFRKIGYPKFRISDFSDNLDSEFRNFGSEFRIRIFLNTPNHRQSIVTPHTQVPLTHLCSPLEVKVEVKQHLQSCISRKKIVSSEKFSLCLEDLIPIALGRYIKALVRSKMTPKTLSGRAFVSVRTRTGQAVPPTSNILSQNRESVIQVTTSF, encoded by the exons atgtataaaataaaaccaaaattttcgGATATCGGATATCCGAATTATCCGAAAAATCTGAAAAGCATTATCCAATTCCGATTCCGAAAAattggatatccgaaatttcggatatccgatttttCGGATAATTTGGATTCGGAATTTCGGAATTTCGGATCGGAATTTCGGATAcggatatttttgaacacccctaaTCATCGTCAGTCCATCGTCACTCCACACACTCAGGTTCCATTGACGCACCTCTGTTCTCCACTCGAAGTCAAAGTCGAAGTCAAACAG CATCTTCAGAGTTGCATCAGTCGAAAGAAGATTGTCTCTAGTGAAAAG TTCTCATTGTGCCTTGAAGATCTTATTCCTATAGCTCTTGGGAGGTACATTAAGGCATTAG TTAGGTCGAAAATGACTCCTAAAACATTATCTGGTAGAGCATTTGTATCTGTTCGAACGCGAACAGGACAAGCTGTGCCGCCTACTAGCAACATACTCAGTCAAAATAG ggaatcagtaatacaggtaactaccagcttttga
- the LOC111902442 gene encoding putative receptor-like protein kinase At5g39000, with protein sequence MLNYNFHKNLEEVQQKHDSGAALHRWGNNIREIVIKEPKRRVRFATNLPKLNDDAAAMPRTKQQLIDLKIPFHVIKDCTQDFSERNFIRKGGYGKVYIGILTWASHVNQLVAVKRLDVTGFQGNKEFRTEVTMLSEYQHKNIITLLGFCDDNNEMILVYEYAFNGSLDKYLSDSTMSYTLPWNLILKICVGVASALDYLHNQVAEKHRIIHRDVKSANILLDANWNAKLSDFGLARIGLANQQNTFVITNPAGTYGYIDPQYERTGFLTKESDIYSFGVVLFEVMCGRLACVFNYHDERRFLHHLAQIRYKNGELDKIINHNIKIHSNTRSLSKFSAIAYQCLHKTREKRPTSAEIVIQLKDALKIEINDL encoded by the exons ATGTTGAATTATAATTTTCACAAGAATTTGGAGGAAGTGCAGCAGAAGCATGATTCTGGAGCGGCGTTACACAGATGGGGAAATAATATCAGGGAAATTGTCATAAAGGAGCCTAAACGAAGGGTTCGTTTCGCTACTAACCTCCCCAAGCTCAACGATGATGCTGCTGCCATGCCCCGGACGAAACAG CAACTAATTGACCTCAAAATACCCTTCCATGTCATAAAAGATTGTACCCAAGACTTTAGTGAAAGAAACTTCATTAGGAAGGGTGGTTATGGAAAGGTATATATTGGGATCCTCACATGGGCAAGTCATGTAAATCAATTGGTTGCTGTAAAGAGGCTAGATGTGACCGGATTTCAGGGTAACAAGGAGTTCCGTACAGAGGTTACAATGCTTTCAGAGTATCAACACAAAAATATTATAACACTTCTAGGGTTTTGTGATGATAACAATGAAATGATCCTTGTTTATGAATATGCATTCAATGGAAGCCTTGACAAATATTTAAGTGATAGTACCATGTCATATACACTGCCATGGAACCTAATTCTTAAAATATGTGTTGGTGTTGCTTCTGCATTAGACTATCTTCATAACCAAGTGGCCGAAAAACATAGAATAATCCATCGTGATGTGAAAAGTGCGAATATTTTGTTGGATGCAAATTGGAATGCAAAACTTTCCGATTTTGGATTAGCTAGAATAGGTTTAGCAAATCAACAAAATACCTTTGTGATCACTAACCCTGCCGGCACATATGGTTATATTGACCCACAATATGAAAGAACAGGGTTTTTAACAAAAGAGTCGGACATTTATTCGTTTGGTGTGGTTTTGTTTGAAGTTATGTGTGGAAGGTTGGCATGTGTTTTTAACTACCATGATGAGCGTCGGTTCCTACATCATTTGGCTCAAATCCGGTACAAAAATGGAGAGTTGGATAAGATTATTAATCACAACATAAAGATACACAGCAACACAAGATCATTAAGCAAGTTCTCAGCTATTGCATACCAATGCTTGCATAAAACTCGAGAAAAACGACCTACAAGTGCTGAGATTGTAATCCAACTTAAGGATGCCTTGAAAATTGAA ATAAATGATCTATAA